GTCGGTTTTCACTGGATCCGTGTGGTAAGGACTTCTACAGTTGGGCAGCTTGACTGGTCTTTCCTATCCTGGGGTGGCTCATTGTAAAAAAAATGGGTGACAATATGTCCCTCCCTAGGGATCGTGTCAAAATTGTGTGAGCAGTGCCTGCTGCAGGAGTGACATTGAGCACCTAAGAATTGCCTCCCCATGTTCCCGGCTCCAGCCCTGCCATGACCCAATGGCCTGCCCTGTGCCTCATCCCCCAGTCACACGCCAGGGCCTGAGGGCAGCATCTTTCAGGTTCCTTGATATGCTGTCTCCTGGACCCCTGGACTCTCCTCCCCATAGTTATTTCAGGTCTTGTACTGTTTGTGGGGAGCACCCTGAGCCCAGGCCCTTTCCCCACTGCAACAGGAAACTGGAAGCAACGTGGGAGGCTTTCTGGAACGCTCTGCTAAAGAGATTATTGCTGCAGTCAACACTCGTGATCAAGACTGACAACAGTGTGATTAAGATGTTTATGCACAAAGGAAGCATTGCTGTTGCTCATGGAAATTCCTTGACATGGGCTTTTTAGGAGCAGGATTaccttctgcttcggccacactTGTTTTTAAGGCCATTTCTTACCTCCTGCTTCCCCCAGCTTTTGGCATCCATCCACAATGTGCTAATGGTGGGATTTGAAGTGTTTAACCAGAAATtctgaaatttgaaatgaaatttttaCAGAGCATttcacacacatgtgtgcacacacacacatgcacacacacaatttaaGTACTTGATGGGAGCCGCCCTCGAGCAACAAGCCATAGATCCAATAGGAGTTAAGCCTTGTTACACCATTTTTAATTGTAGAAATATTTGCAGCTATTTGAAGCTGGGGTCTCCAGTTCTGAGGCTCTGTGAACAGTCTTATTTTGGGATCACAAAGTTACATTGCTCTACTCAAAATAGCCTGGAACTGCAACCCACAGGGAGGATATAGGACTACACAGAACATaaacttgtcttcttttttttctttttcagggagTGTCTCACTGGTAATTTATTACAGCCTGTTGCATCCAAAATCTGCAGACATCTGGCAGGGCTTCATAAGGACGTGCTGTGGCACTGTGGGGAATGACAAAGCAGGGAGCAAGTCTTCTTCCCAGACCTCAGCTCCATACAGGGAGAGGCCTGAGAGCTCCAGCTGGTGTCAAGCAGAAAGCTATGAACTAACAAGTCTAGATAGGCCCTCCATTCCACAGCAGCGCCCTCCAGAGATGGGGCTAGGGGCCTGCAGTCCTGGGGAAGACTCTTTCCTCAGTCACCACCACTGGCTATTGGTGAAATTCGCCCTAAAGACAGGAAATGTGTCTAAGATCAACGCAGCCTTTGGAGATGACAGTCCTGGCTACTCTTGTCCCCCTTCATGGAGGTCTAGTAAGCCCCTGTCTTCCCAGAAAGACCTCCCATCCTCCTCTCATGATCCTTCAACCTTGGAGAAAGGCTCCGAGTTCGGAGGGGCCCCCAAAGCAGAGGTGGACTCAGTGGAAACCTCAAGCTATGTCTCTTTTGCCAGCGAGCGTCAGGACAGTGTACCTCCCCAGAAGCCATCAGCTGCACAGGAGGAGGGCAGCCCAAAGGAGGTGGCCAAACCTGATCCTGGGGCTCAAGGGAGGGGCGAAGGTGGGAAActaagaggaagggaaggacaggAGAATACAACAACGTACTTCAGTGCCACCACGGAAGGGACTGTGTCCTCCCTCCAAGAAGACAGCTCAGAGACTCCACAGACATGCCACTCTGGGAGGACATTGGGAAAGGTCATCCCTTTCCAGCCTGCCTTGCCTCAGCCAGTCACTAAGCCCTTTCCCATCACCATGGCCGACCTTAGCCCCATCCTTGGCAGAGGCTCTTACAAAACCTTCCACCCCGATGCAGACCTTTGTGGAAGAGATCCAGGTAGCCCAGAGTGTGAGGAGTGGCGGGAGCCTGCGAAGGAGCTAAACCATCCTGCTGCTGTTGGCACACAGGTGTCTTTGCAAAAGATGGGCCTGAGATCTGCTGAGGGGTCTTATTTCACATCTACCCCTAAGTCTGAGTCCGCCCAGAGAGACGGTAGCTGCAAGGACAAGATGAAGCACGAAGCAAGTCTTTTCATCTGACCACAGCTATAGTGGAGTAAGACAACAGGCCAGCATGTCATGCAGTGTCACAATAAGAGAAATCCCACTTCTGATACCTACATCCTTGAATGCATCACTCCCCCGCCAAGTCTCCATCTGCACACCTTAAAAATGCAGGAACAGGGTTGCATGATCTCTAAGACCCCCATAAACGTCACATACTGCACTTATACCTATGAGAGAGTCTAGCATTGTGTCGGGAGGCCTAAAGGTTTCTGGTCAAAACAGCTTGCTACGTTTTATGAACTGTTTAAttcctgttttctctttcctctgtggCTTCTAGAAAACTCAGTCCTGTATTATCCTGGAGTCTTTTTATTACCAGCTTTTCCTGACACTTTGTCTTTTTTGAAAACTATATTCTAATTACATTATTTTTGGAATCTCTTGGTTAGGAAATACAAAATCTGGAAGTAGATGAGAACTATATGCTTGTAATCaacataattgaaaaaaatgctAATACTGAGATTGCTGTATCCATTTGGCAGgaattaaatgatatttttctacTTAGTATGCAGCTCTCCTTCCTGCAGCACAGGAAGGGCCCACCTTACACCAGGGACTGTCCTGGAACTTCAGCCAGTAGTTCTTTATCTTCTTCACACTCATTTACTTTATCTCCAAACTCCACTTACTCAATGGAAGATACTGCCTTGATTTAAGAACATCCAACAAGCcaagcacctgtggctcatgcctgcaatcctagctccttgggaggctgagattgtgcagattgagattcaaggccagcctgtcaaGAAGTTCTAGAGaatgcatctccaaaataatcagagcaaaatggtctggggTGTGGGTCAATtgatggagtgcctgctttgcatgcacaaagccctgagttcaaatcccagacccacaaaaaaaaaaaagaatacaagaaggGCAGGAAATgtccctttcccttttttctctatttctttctcactcttcCCCTTAAAAGTGTCCTTCATTGGAGttatttcatcatttctttaaGCCTTCCTCTGTAGCTGGTTAAGGAAATCCAAGAAGAGAACAGCACATGGTAGGAGGGCTGTATGCTGTTTGAGGTGGGTAGTTGATGCTCTCCAAACATCCCTGGGTTCAGGGGCAGTGGTAAAGCCCCAAAGAAGGGCAGAGCCACTTAGCTCAGTTTCATGCAGGCTGTCCTCATACAAGCACTTTCTGCAATAAGCCCTCCAACTCTCGACATCCTCGTTGCCAGCTGAGTGAGTCAGGCAGTTAGCAGACCAGGGTTTTGGCACATGGCACAAATGTAAGCAAGGAGAGTTTGTTAACAGAACAAGATTGTTCCTAGTTACAGTTAGTGTGATTATACAGCATCTGGTTCCTCTTCTTCTCAGGGTCGCACTCAGCCAGGTGAGAAACACAGCCTCTTCCTGCTTCCTAACCGGCTCCTCCTCATTTGTCCTCTGATTTCAACTCCTGCACTACCTGGCAGCCTTCCCTGGCCTCCCCCATCTCACCTC
The sequence above is drawn from the Castor canadensis chromosome 14, mCasCan1.hap1v2, whole genome shotgun sequence genome and encodes:
- the Xkr5 gene encoding XK-related protein 5, translating into MHAGLLGLSALLQAAEQSARLCTVVYHFATGHLLWGWLALSVLLPGFLVQGLSYLWFRAEGHQGHGFLMVLHLLQLGVWKRHWDTALTALSKEGEAPRWTQLRLQEVDLSALRLLEALLQTGPHLLLQTYVFVGSDFTDIVPGISTLLSWASLSWALVSYTCFLGILKPGHHAMPWASLFCQQLWRMGMLGTRILTLVLFYRAYRVWVLVVGGAHWLVMTFWLVAQQSDIVESTCHWRLFNLVVGAVYILCYLNFWDSPSRNRMVSFYLVMLLEHIILLLLATDFLQEASWTSLWTIAGVLSGFLIGSVSLVIYYSLLHPKSADIWQGFIRTCCGTVGNDKAGSKSSSQTSAPYRERPESSSWCQAESYELTSLDRPSIPQQRPPEMGLGACSPGEDSFLSHHHWLLVKFALKTGNVSKINAAFGDDSPGYSCPPSWRSSKPLSSQKDLPSSSHDPSTLEKGSEFGGAPKAEVDSVETSSYVSFASERQDSVPPQKPSAAQEEGSPKEVAKPDPGAQGRGEGGKLRGREGQENTTTYFSATTEGTVSSLQEDSSETPQTCHSGRTLGKVIPFQPALPQPVTKPFPITMADLSPILGRGSYKTFHPDADLCGRDPGSPECEEWREPAKELNHPAAVGTQVSLQKMGLRSAEGSYFTSTPKSESAQRDGSCKDKMKHEASLFI